The following are encoded in a window of Flavobacterium psychrotrophum genomic DNA:
- a CDS encoding cupin-like domain-containing protein has translation MGFDYRQIERVEKLTKQEFIDNYYKPQKPVVITRQIEDWPAFEKWNFDFLKEVAGDKMVPLYDNRKTDHTKKVNEPDFTMTMAEYIAILKKGPTQLRIFLFNLLKEVPAMKADMKWPDLGLRLIKSLPLVFFGGEGAKVFMHYDIDFPNILHFHFSGRKQCVLVDPQDTKYMYRLPYSWICNEDIDFDNPDFEKFPALKKVRPYITHLEHGEMLYMPEGWWHYMKYETPGFSLSLRSLAGRPKNLFKGLANVTFNRIYDNWMRKRKGQAWLDYKAEEAVRRTNALLK, from the coding sequence ATGGGATTTGATTACAGGCAAATAGAACGGGTTGAAAAACTTACCAAACAGGAGTTTATAGATAATTATTACAAACCACAAAAACCCGTGGTTATAACACGCCAGATAGAAGACTGGCCCGCTTTTGAAAAGTGGAACTTTGATTTTTTAAAGGAGGTTGCCGGCGATAAAATGGTACCTCTTTATGACAACCGCAAAACCGACCATACTAAAAAGGTAAACGAACCCGACTTTACCATGACCATGGCAGAATATATTGCCATACTAAAAAAAGGCCCCACACAGCTTCGCATATTTTTGTTCAACCTGCTTAAGGAAGTTCCTGCTATGAAAGCAGATATGAAGTGGCCAGATCTTGGCCTGCGCCTTATAAAGAGCCTTCCTTTGGTATTTTTTGGAGGCGAGGGTGCTAAGGTTTTTATGCATTATGACATTGATTTTCCTAACATACTGCACTTTCACTTTAGCGGAAGAAAACAGTGCGTGCTGGTAGATCCGCAGGATACTAAATATATGTACCGCCTGCCCTACTCATGGATTTGTAATGAAGATATTGACTTTGACAATCCTGACTTTGAAAAATTTCCTGCGCTTAAAAAAGTACGCCCATACATTACCCACCTGGAGCACGGCGAAATGCTGTACATGCCCGAAGGCTGGTGGCACTATATGAAATATGAAACACCGGGCTTTTCGTTAAGTCTCCGCTCGCTTGCAGGCAGGCCAAAGAACCTGTTTAAGGGCTTAGCTAACGTTACCTTTAACCGTATTTACGATAACTGGATGCGTAAGCGCAAAGGCCAGGCATGGCTGGATTATAAAGCTGAAGAAGCTGTAAGACGTACAAATGCTTTATTGAAATAG
- a CDS encoding DoxX family protein encodes MQSNITTTKTQDIFRILLGLLLLFTGIGHLTFVREDFAAQVPSWVPLGVDTVVVLSGIVELTLGFSLVALGRYKVWVGWVTTVFFIAIFPGNYTQYINHTDAFGLNTDNLRLIRLFLHPILIIWPLWSTGAWKAAFGRKA; translated from the coding sequence ATGCAATCTAATATTACTACGACCAAAACCCAGGACATTTTCAGGATACTGCTGGGGTTACTGCTATTATTTACAGGCATAGGCCATCTTACCTTTGTACGGGAAGATTTTGCTGCACAGGTGCCATCTTGGGTACCGCTGGGTGTAGATACTGTTGTAGTACTTTCGGGTATTGTAGAATTAACCCTTGGCTTTTCGCTCGTAGCACTGGGCAGGTATAAAGTTTGGGTAGGGTGGGTAACAACGGTCTTTTTTATCGCCATCTTTCCGGGAAACTATACCCAGTACATAAACCATACCGATGCTTTTGGGCTTAATACCGATAACCTGAGATTAATAAGGCTGTTCCTGCATCCTATTTTAATTATCTGGCCGCTGTGGAGTACCGGCGCGTGGAAGGCTGCATTTGGAAGAAAAGCTTAG
- a CDS encoding CsbD family protein, whose protein sequence is MPNSTEIKGGWDEFKGKLKQKYAELTDDDLKYEEGKDDEMWGRLEQKLGKAKKEIMSLFQ, encoded by the coding sequence ATGCCGAATTCAACCGAAATTAAAGGTGGCTGGGATGAGTTTAAAGGAAAACTCAAACAAAAATATGCCGAACTTACCGATGACGATTTAAAATACGAAGAAGGTAAAGACGATGAAATGTGGGGACGCCTTGAGCAGAAGCTGGGCAAAGCGAAAAAAGAAATTATGTCTCTTTTTCAATAG
- a CDS encoding COX15/CtaA family protein, producing the protein MKRYFPRITRIALILVYLVIVAGALVRMTGSGMGCPDWPKCFGYYIPPTDIKELQFTPNREFKRGQVIIHDEKLWVARETFTTAADYNEANWEHYTKHDYAEFNPVHTWVEYINRLTGALAGLAVLFMAFASFSFGKTKSSIILLSWLAVFLMGFQAWLGATVVYSVLNPVKITVHMVVALIIVGVILNILDKAKELTHTEAFYKHDGFFKKLLWVTLVFTLIQVVLGTEVRQFVDEQVKLLGHENIHLVMQDPIINFYIHRSFSIAVLGMNIWLFIMNKQKGLGYAKTSWVLCLLLVEIASGIAMYNFDFPFASQSIHVVTASLLFGTQYYMILESRRSVAQQA; encoded by the coding sequence ATGAAACGGTACTTTCCCCGCATAACAAGAATAGCCTTAATACTAGTTTATTTAGTAATAGTAGCCGGTGCGCTGGTACGGATGACAGGCTCAGGAATGGGTTGCCCTGACTGGCCCAAGTGCTTTGGATATTACATTCCCCCTACTGATATTAAGGAACTACAGTTTACGCCCAACCGTGAATTTAAGCGCGGACAGGTTATCATTCATGATGAAAAGCTATGGGTGGCGCGGGAAACCTTTACAACCGCTGCCGATTATAACGAAGCCAACTGGGAGCATTATACCAAACACGATTATGCCGAGTTTAACCCTGTACATACCTGGGTAGAATATATCAATAGGCTTACCGGGGCACTGGCAGGGCTGGCTGTGTTGTTTATGGCATTTGCATCATTCTCTTTTGGTAAGACAAAATCGTCCATCATATTACTATCCTGGCTAGCCGTCTTTTTAATGGGCTTTCAGGCCTGGCTTGGTGCTACGGTGGTATACAGCGTTTTAAATCCCGTAAAAATAACCGTGCATATGGTTGTGGCACTTATTATTGTTGGGGTAATACTCAATATACTTGATAAGGCAAAAGAACTAACCCATACCGAAGCCTTTTATAAACACGATGGTTTCTTTAAAAAGCTATTATGGGTTACGCTTGTGTTTACATTGATACAGGTAGTACTGGGTACAGAGGTGCGCCAGTTTGTAGACGAGCAGGTAAAGCTTCTGGGGCATGAAAACATTCACCTGGTAATGCAGGATCCTATAATTAATTTCTACATTCACCGCTCATTTTCTATCGCCGTGTTAGGTATGAATATCTGGCTGTTTATCATGAACAAGCAAAAAGGGCTTGGCTATGCAAAAACATCATGGGTCTTATGCCTGCTGCTTGTAGAGATTGCCAGTGGCATTGCCATGTATAACTTTGACTTCCCTTTTGCCTCGCAAAGTATCCATGTGGTAACGGCTTCGCTGCTGTTTGGAACGCAGTATTATATGATACTGGAAAGCAGAAGGAGTGTTGCACAGCAAGCCTAA
- a CDS encoding CCA tRNA nucleotidyltransferase, whose product MENNTSYKEALTNKIFEITAEAAANLSVDSYVIGGFVRDFLLQRDFKKDIDIVAVGSGIDLAQKVSSLIKHKPKVQVFKTYGTAMLRYEDIDIEFVGARKESYRADSRNPLVETGTLEDDQNRRDFTINALALSLGKDNFGALVDPFNGVEDLKNKIIRTPLDPDITYSDDPLRMMRAIRFATQLGFTIEAESLEAISRNKERIKIITGERIVDELNKILSTPVPSVGFKLLHQTGLLHIILPELTALQGVEEVEGQTHKDNFFHTLEVVDNIAPNTDDVWLRWSALLHDIGKAPTKRFHKKQGWTFHGHEFLGGKMVKKLFERLHMPLNQKMKFVSKMVMLSSRPIVLAQDIVTDSAVRRLVFDAGEDIDSLMTLCEADITTKNPNKFKKYHNNFKIVRQKIVEVEERDHVRNFQPPITGEEIMEIFNIKPSREIGILKEAIKEAILEGEIPNEYQAAHDFMMVRALKLGLQPA is encoded by the coding sequence ATGGAAAACAACACTTCATACAAAGAAGCACTTACTAATAAAATTTTTGAAATTACTGCCGAAGCTGCCGCTAACCTTAGCGTAGACAGCTACGTAATAGGTGGTTTTGTGCGTGATTTTTTATTGCAGCGCGATTTTAAAAAAGACATTGATATTGTAGCCGTGGGCAGCGGTATAGACCTTGCCCAAAAAGTGTCTTCGCTCATAAAACATAAGCCAAAAGTACAGGTTTTTAAAACCTATGGCACCGCCATGCTGCGTTATGAAGATATAGATATAGAGTTTGTTGGCGCACGTAAAGAGAGTTACCGTGCAGACAGCCGTAACCCACTGGTGGAAACCGGCACGCTTGAAGATGACCAAAATCGTCGCGATTTTACCATTAATGCACTGGCACTATCACTGGGCAAAGATAACTTTGGCGCACTGGTAGACCCGTTTAATGGCGTTGAAGACCTTAAAAACAAAATCATCCGTACACCTTTAGATCCGGATATTACATATAGTGATGACCCGCTACGCATGATGCGCGCCATACGCTTTGCCACACAGCTGGGCTTTACCATTGAAGCTGAATCGCTAGAGGCCATAAGCAGAAATAAAGAACGCATAAAGATAATTACCGGCGAGCGCATTGTAGACGAGCTTAACAAGATACTGTCTACCCCGGTGCCGTCGGTTGGATTTAAACTGCTACACCAAACCGGATTATTACACATCATCTTACCTGAACTTACAGCATTACAAGGTGTTGAAGAGGTGGAAGGCCAAACGCATAAGGACAATTTTTTCCATACGCTTGAGGTAGTAGATAACATTGCCCCAAACACAGATGATGTATGGCTGCGTTGGTCGGCATTATTACACGACATAGGCAAAGCGCCTACAAAGCGCTTCCATAAAAAACAGGGATGGACGTTTCACGGGCATGAGTTTTTGGGTGGAAAGATGGTCAAAAAACTGTTTGAACGCCTGCACATGCCGCTGAACCAAAAAATGAAGTTTGTATCTAAAATGGTGATGCTTAGCTCCCGACCTATTGTACTGGCACAGGATATTGTGACAGACAGTGCCGTGCGCAGGCTGGTGTTTGATGCCGGTGAGGACATTGACAGCCTGATGACGCTTTGTGAAGCTGACATTACCACCAAGAACCCTAACAAGTTTAAAAAATACCACAATAACTTTAAGATCGTCCGCCAAAAGATTGTAGAGGTTGAGGAGCGCGACCATGTACGCAATTTTCAGCCGCCCATTACCGGCGAAGAGATCATGGAGATATTCAATATCAAGCCTTCACGAGAAATTGGGATTTTAAAAGAAGCCATTAAAGAAGCGATACTGGAAGGCGAAATACCAAACGAGTACCAGGCAGCCCATGATTTTATGATGGTACGGGCACTTAAGCTTGGCCTTCAGCCAGCTTAG
- a CDS encoding L-threonylcarbamoyladenylate synthase — MHPLDRMNMSEQDLINQEVHNAYEAIKNGGIVLYPTDTVWGIGCDATNPEAIKKIYELKQREESKSMIVLMNSDRMMYQVFNNIPETAWQILDLAEKPTTLILDNPRNVAPNLIAPDKTLGVRLVKEPFCFKLMERMKKPLVSTSANISGMPTPTRFKEIDHHILDGVDYIVNLHHEKIAAIPSSIIKLGNDMTVKVIR; from the coding sequence ATGCATCCATTAGACAGAATGAACATGAGTGAGCAAGACCTCATAAACCAGGAAGTACACAACGCTTACGAAGCTATAAAGAACGGCGGTATTGTTCTTTACCCTACCGATACCGTTTGGGGGATAGGCTGCGACGCAACCAACCCTGAAGCCATAAAGAAAATATACGAGCTTAAGCAACGCGAAGAAAGCAAGAGCATGATCGTGCTAATGAACAGCGACCGTATGATGTACCAGGTTTTTAATAATATACCTGAAACGGCCTGGCAAATACTTGATCTTGCCGAAAAGCCTACTACACTAATATTAGACAATCCGCGTAATGTGGCACCTAACCTTATTGCACCAGATAAAACCCTGGGGGTTCGCCTGGTTAAGGAGCCTTTTTGCTTTAAGTTGATGGAACGCATGAAAAAACCTTTGGTTTCTACATCGGCTAACATCAGCGGGATGCCTACCCCTACCCGTTTTAAAGAAATTGACCATCATATTTTGGACGGTGTAGACTATATCGTAAATTTGCACCACGAAAAAATTGCCGCCATACCGTCGTCCATCATCAAGCTGGGCAACGATATGACAGTAAAAGTGATACGATAA
- a CDS encoding DegT/DnrJ/EryC1/StrS family aminotransferase: protein MIKFLDLQKINLAHQQAIEARMLKTFRSGWYLLGEEVKQFEHNLSAYIGSKHTIGVANGLDALRLIFKAYIELGVMQPGDEVIVPANTYIASVLAITDNNLVPVFVEPDADTFNIDITKIEAAMSGKCKAVMLVHLYGQAIFSDTLKAMSQKYNFKIIEDNAQAIGVTHNGIKTGNLGDAAGFSFYPGKNLGALGDGGAVTTNDDGLAKAIRALANYGSETKYVNQYKGLNSRLDEIQAAVLDEKLKHLDIENERRREIATYYSQHITNPLIVLPKVPVDTAEHVWHLFVIRTAERDRLQQYLTENSIQTLIHYPIPLYKQEAYIEYAHLSFPITEAIHNEVLSLPISPVLTPDEVEKIVEVLNKYL, encoded by the coding sequence ATGATAAAATTTCTCGACCTGCAAAAAATAAACCTTGCCCACCAGCAAGCCATTGAAGCCCGTATGCTAAAAACATTCAGGAGTGGCTGGTACTTACTGGGCGAAGAAGTAAAGCAGTTTGAACATAACCTTTCGGCCTATATTGGGTCAAAACATACTATAGGCGTTGCAAATGGCCTTGATGCCTTACGCCTTATATTTAAAGCGTACATAGAATTAGGAGTAATGCAGCCCGGTGACGAAGTTATTGTTCCTGCCAATACCTATATAGCATCGGTACTGGCTATAACCGATAATAACCTGGTTCCTGTTTTTGTAGAGCCTGATGCCGATACCTTTAATATCGACATAACGAAGATTGAAGCAGCAATGTCCGGAAAGTGCAAGGCTGTAATGCTGGTACACCTGTATGGGCAGGCTATTTTTAGCGATACGCTAAAAGCAATGTCTCAAAAGTACAATTTTAAGATCATAGAAGATAATGCGCAGGCCATAGGCGTAACACACAATGGTATTAAAACCGGCAACCTGGGCGATGCAGCAGGATTTAGCTTTTACCCCGGCAAAAACCTTGGCGCGTTGGGCGATGGTGGTGCAGTTACTACAAATGATGACGGATTAGCAAAAGCCATCCGTGCGCTTGCTAATTATGGTTCTGAAACTAAATATGTAAACCAGTACAAAGGGCTTAACTCCCGACTGGATGAGATACAGGCAGCTGTACTGGATGAAAAGCTTAAACACCTGGATATCGAAAATGAACGCAGGCGTGAAATTGCCACATATTATAGCCAGCATATTACGAATCCGCTTATTGTTTTGCCTAAAGTTCCTGTAGATACAGCTGAGCACGTATGGCATTTGTTTGTAATCCGCACGGCAGAGCGCGACAGGCTGCAACAGTATCTGACTGAAAACAGCATACAAACCCTTATACATTACCCCATTCCGTTATATAAGCAGGAGGCTTACATTGAGTATGCCCACCTGAGTTTCCCTATAACAGAGGCAATACATAACGAAGTGCTGAGCCTACCTATAAGCCCGGTACTTACACCAGATGAAGTAGAAAAGATAGTTGAAGTTTTAAATAAGTATTTATAA
- a CDS encoding glycosyltransferase family 2 protein — protein sequence MFDIAVILINYNSSRLTIECIASVVQKTPAKLNYQIVVVDNCSKDEDYHALQLGLKTIDFENLKLVRSRINTGFGGGNMTGVHYADAKYYAFINNDTVFKNDCLSILKNAMDTNASYGITGPQAYTGEDKFMVSLDHFSSPARELFGRNVLEAINPKMYPKRKKTYTSPVKVNYIPGSFMFVRAADFNAVGGFDTNIFLYYEETDLCKRLNAKGKAAYLIPEAEFIHYHGGSTEKSLAIKKELKISALYVMGKHYGASGRFIVHIYLIIKYFFSSLAKPRYWSLFWLLLKGAPLSSSLKLKQVIAEK from the coding sequence ATGTTTGATATTGCAGTTATTTTAATAAATTATAACAGCAGCCGTCTTACTATAGAATGTATTGCATCTGTAGTTCAAAAAACACCGGCTAAGCTTAATTACCAGATCGTAGTAGTAGATAACTGCTCTAAAGATGAAGATTACCACGCCCTGCAACTGGGGCTTAAAACAATAGATTTTGAAAACCTTAAGCTGGTGCGTAGCCGCATTAACACAGGCTTTGGTGGAGGTAACATGACAGGCGTGCATTATGCAGATGCAAAATACTATGCCTTTATTAATAATGATACTGTTTTTAAAAACGACTGCCTTAGCATACTTAAAAATGCTATGGATACAAATGCATCTTATGGCATTACCGGGCCCCAGGCCTACACGGGCGAAGATAAGTTTATGGTATCGCTGGATCATTTTTCATCTCCTGCCCGCGAACTGTTTGGCCGGAATGTACTTGAGGCAATAAACCCAAAAATGTATCCGAAAAGAAAAAAAACATACACTAGCCCCGTTAAAGTAAACTACATACCGGGCAGTTTTATGTTTGTGCGTGCGGCAGACTTTAATGCTGTGGGCGGTTTTGACACTAATATTTTTCTATATTATGAGGAAACCGACCTTTGTAAAAGACTAAACGCTAAAGGCAAAGCAGCCTACCTTATCCCCGAAGCAGAATTTATTCATTATCACGGCGGTAGTACAGAGAAAAGCCTTGCTATTAAAAAAGAGCTTAAAATATCTGCACTGTATGTTATGGGTAAGCATTATGGCGCATCCGGGCGTTTTATAGTGCATATATACCTTATTATTAAATACTTTTTTAGCAGCCTGGCTAAACCCAGATACTGGTCTTTATTTTGGTTACTGTTAAAAGGTGCGCCACTATCTTCATCTTTAAAGCTGAAACAGGTTATTGCAGAAAAATAA
- a CDS encoding glycosyltransferase family 2 protein, translated as MKQLPTCTLVTPTYNWPEALELLLLSVKNQTLLPNEVIVADDGSREDTRQLIEKLRQDFPVPLIHIWHEDIKNRKPVIMNKAIAKACCDYIVEIDGDIIIHPHFIRDHLRFAKQGQYLFGSRVNLLKEKLPELFKKKLISFGFFDANIKKRTRALRLPIFMLFQKQEDKRSRKLRGCNMSFWRKDFIAVNGFNEALTGWGQDDSELIERMHNFGIKGRRLKHVGIAYHIYHPDQCKLHVNQNFAVEDETRLKKLTFIEKGINQYL; from the coding sequence ATGAAACAGCTGCCCACCTGTACTTTGGTTACTCCCACCTACAATTGGCCGGAAGCTCTTGAACTGTTATTGCTGAGCGTAAAGAACCAAACCCTGCTGCCAAATGAGGTTATTGTGGCAGATGACGGATCGCGCGAAGATACAAGGCAGCTCATAGAAAAACTGCGTCAGGATTTTCCGGTACCTCTCATCCATATCTGGCATGAAGATATAAAAAACCGTAAACCTGTAATAATGAACAAAGCCATTGCGAAGGCCTGCTGTGACTATATTGTAGAGATAGACGGAGATATTATTATCCACCCCCATTTTATAAGAGACCATCTTAGGTTTGCAAAGCAAGGCCAATATTTGTTTGGATCGCGTGTAAACCTGCTTAAAGAAAAGCTTCCTGAATTATTCAAGAAAAAGCTTATCAGCTTTGGCTTTTTTGATGCCAATATAAAAAAACGTACACGCGCACTGCGTTTGCCGATATTTATGCTCTTTCAAAAACAGGAAGACAAGCGTTCGCGCAAGCTAAGGGGCTGCAACATGAGTTTTTGGAGAAAAGATTTTATTGCCGTAAATGGGTTTAACGAAGCCCTTACGGGCTGGGGGCAGGACGATTCTGAGCTTATAGAACGCATGCACAACTTTGGCATAAAGGGCCGAAGACTTAAACACGTAGGCATTGCTTATCATATTTATCATCCTGACCAATGCAAACTGCACGTAAATCAAAATTTTGCGGTTGAAGATGAAACACGACTTAAAAAGCTCACTTTTATAGAAAAGGGCATTAACCAATATTTATAG
- a CDS encoding Kdo domain containing protein produces the protein MNTVIAPAFANKASEIEHCITHFDTYGEVFVKGRRNTIKTYPLGEITVNVKSFRVPPFFNQIAYRFFRKSKARRSYEYANVLLKMGIGTPLPIAYFEHTKALTFKDSYYMSEHLTPDLTFRELTEIPDYPEHEIILRQFTRFTFMLHEKGVEFKDHTPGNTLIKKTGPGQYSFYLVDLNRMTFHTAPMSLEKRILNMAKLTPLTPLIKVMSNEYALLSGEPYDRVFGLLAKHAQHFNSRFHRKRAFKRAIGLRKK, from the coding sequence ATGAATACAGTAATAGCACCAGCTTTTGCTAATAAAGCCAGTGAAATAGAGCATTGCATAACCCATTTTGATACATACGGAGAGGTATTTGTAAAAGGCAGGCGCAACACAATAAAAACATATCCGCTGGGCGAAATAACCGTTAATGTAAAATCATTCAGGGTACCGCCTTTCTTTAACCAGATAGCATATCGTTTTTTTAGAAAATCTAAAGCCAGGAGGTCTTATGAGTATGCTAATGTTTTATTAAAAATGGGTATAGGTACACCGCTGCCCATTGCTTATTTTGAACATACAAAGGCGCTTACTTTTAAAGATAGTTATTATATGAGCGAGCACCTTACGCCCGATCTTACTTTTAGGGAGCTTACAGAAATACCGGATTATCCTGAGCACGAAATTATACTAAGGCAGTTTACCCGCTTTACATTTATGTTGCATGAAAAAGGGGTGGAGTTTAAAGACCATACCCCCGGTAATACGCTTATAAAAAAAACGGGGCCCGGGCAGTACTCTTTTTATCTGGTAGATCTTAACCGGATGACGTTTCATACAGCGCCCATGTCTTTAGAAAAACGCATATTAAACATGGCTAAGCTTACACCGCTTACACCGCTTATAAAAGTAATGAGTAATGAATATGCTTTACTCTCAGGCGAACCCTACGACCGCGTTTTTGGGCTACTGGCAAAGCACGCACAGCATTTTAACAGCAGGTTTCATCGTAAGCGGGCTTTTAAACGCGCTATAGGCCTTAGGAAAAAGTAG
- a CDS encoding glycosyltransferase family 2 protein: MKISVIVSTYNAERWLEKVLIGYSNQTYKDFELIIADDGSRPSTKELIDRYAANYPVPVRHLWHEDKGYRRQEILNIAIIEAANEYIIMTDGDCVPRKDFIEVHAKLAEKGRFLSGGYCKLTMKTSEALTEDDILSGRCFDANWLKKIDKLGFSQRLKLSSGPVLGAVLDTVTPTNPSFNNCNSSGYREDMIAINGYDERMKYGGPDREFGERLENHGVKGKQIRHKAVCLHLDHARGYKTPESLAANLAIRKEVKEKKINWTPYGIVKEAGVTVE, encoded by the coding sequence ATGAAAATATCTGTAATTGTAAGTACCTATAATGCTGAGCGCTGGCTCGAAAAAGTATTGATAGGTTACAGCAACCAAACGTATAAAGATTTTGAACTTATTATTGCCGATGACGGTTCACGCCCTTCTACAAAAGAGCTGATAGACCGTTATGCGGCTAATTATCCGGTGCCGGTGCGCCACCTTTGGCATGAAGACAAAGGCTACCGCCGCCAGGAAATTCTCAATATAGCCATTATTGAGGCTGCTAACGAATACATCATCATGACTGATGGTGATTGTGTACCTCGTAAAGATTTTATAGAAGTACACGCTAAGCTGGCTGAAAAAGGCCGTTTCCTTTCTGGAGGTTATTGTAAGCTTACCATGAAAACCAGCGAAGCCCTAACGGAAGACGATATACTGAGCGGGCGTTGTTTTGATGCCAACTGGCTTAAAAAAATTGACAAACTGGGCTTTAGCCAAAGGCTTAAATTATCTTCTGGCCCTGTGTTAGGTGCGGTACTTGATACTGTTACACCTACAAATCCATCATTCAATAATTGTAACTCAAGCGGCTATCGCGAAGATATGATTGCTATAAACGGCTATGATGAGCGTATGAAGTATGGTGGGCCTGATCGTGAGTTTGGCGAACGCCTCGAAAATCATGGCGTTAAGGGTAAGCAAATACGACACAAAGCGGTGTGCCTGCACCTGGATCATGCACGTGGTTATAAAACGCCTGAATCTCTGGCTGCTAACCTTGCAATTCGTAAAGAAGTAAAAGAGAAAAAAATAAACTGGACTCCTTATGGTATTGTTAAGGAGGCGGGAGTAACTGTTGAATAA